Below is a window of Pleurodeles waltl isolate 20211129_DDA chromosome 4_1, aPleWal1.hap1.20221129, whole genome shotgun sequence DNA.
ATTGACCCAGAAGAACTCTCTCTCTGGACTCAGAGAGCTTTTTGCTTGCTGGGTAATGCCAACTCAGCCATGACGCATGAACGCTGTAAAGGTCTTCTGCTTAAGCTTGACCCTAAACTTGCAAATTTGGCGTCTAAAGATCCAGGAGCCAAAGCCGATGGCTTACTGTTCGGGGACAATTTCATAAAGGAACTAAGCAAATATGTTACCACTTTTGCTTCAATTAACAAAGCCCAACAATCACTTAAAAAGGTTTTTAATTCTCGGGTTTTTGTCAGAGCCGGTAGAGGCAGAAGCCGCTCCACCGGCCGCCCTTCCAGAAACCAAGGCTTCAGAGGTTCATTTGcttaccagcaacaacagcaacaagacTTTCGTCCCCAGTTCTACCCCCAGCGCTCCAGAGGATACAGAGGGAGGAACCAACGCAGATCCTACAACAATTCAGGTAAACCTTCCTTCTGGCCATCCTTCTGTAGGGGGTCGTCTAAAATTGTTTCTCCACAAATGGATAGAGATTACCTCAGATCCCTGGGTACTCAACACAATCAAAGgttatttaatagaattttatgagagTCCCTATCAAAACTTTCCGCTGCCCCCTCTCAAATTTTCAAAAGAAACGTCAGACCTAATCTCTGCAGAAATACAAGAGCTTCTTCAAAAACAAGCTATTCAACCGGCATTTCCCCTTCCTTCAGGCTTCATAAGCCCACTGTTTTTAGtaataagaaaaaacaagaaaatcagaccagtcatcaatctcaggcaactcaatcactttgttgtatacagacacttcaagatggaaaccattctccagcTCCGAGATTCCCTACTTctcaacgactggatggtccgtctagatctCCAAGACGCATACCTAACAGTTCCAGTTCACTACTCTCACAGAAAgttccttcaatttcaatggaatcTCAATACCTATCAATTTACTTGTCTTCCCTTCGGTCTcccttcagctccttggtgtttcacaaagctaaTGAAACCTATAGTAGCTCTTCTTCGATCTCAAGGTTTCAGATTAATAAtatacttagacgatattcttctAATGCATCAAGACATTTCTATTCTGAAGTCCCAACTCGCTTACACCATCTCCCTTCTTTCAGACCTAGGCTTTCTAGTAAACCAGCAGAAGTCAATATTTACCCCTTCACAAAAGATGGAATTCTTAGGATTCCTGATCAATTCCCCTCAAGGTCTCCTTCAACTCCCGATctcaaaaataaaacacatcaaatccgagataaccctatctttacagcagacttctctctccctcaggtctcttgcaagaattgtaggtcttctttcttcttcaattcaagcaatctttccaggccctcttcactatcgggctcttcagagattaaaaatTCGTCATCTTtgcaaaggtcttgcttattcagatttcatccccctcgatctcgaatcccgtacagaactccaatggtggctggaTCACctcgaagcctggaacggcaggaccatctttgcctcagtcccagatcttgtgttagaatccgatgcaagcctaacaggttggggcgcaaggtgtggtcacatatcgactggaggcacatggtctcgacaggagtcttcattgcacatcaattatttagagatgcttgcaggctcctttgcaataaggACTTTCACCAAAAACAAAGTTTCTTGTTCCGTACTCCTTCATATGGACAATCTTACAGCGGTAAGATATATAAATCACCTtggcggtaccaaatccaaaccactagcagaactggcaaaaagttttggggattTCTGCCTTCACAGAAAAATTTCAGTTCAAGCGGAATACTtaccaggttctctcaactcagtcGCAGATTGGTTTTCTCGTCATCTTTCAGActacagcgactggaaacttcactctTCAGTCTTCAACTCTATCCATCACAAGTGGGGTCCCTTTCACACAGACCTGTTTGCATCCCGTCTGAACACTCAGCTACCtcgtttcttcagctggagaccagaccctcaTGCATTAGCGACCGATGCCTTTCTCCAACAGTGGGATTCCGCAACGCACTATGCATTCCCTCCGTTCATAATGATAAACAGAGTCCTCAATCATCTCCGACGACAAAAAGCCACTATAGTCTTAATAGTTCCGTTCTGGCAAGCTCAAGTATGGTTTCCCACTCTCCTGGAGTTAGCCGTCGACTTTCCCGTCCTGCTATCCTCCTTTCCCTCACTACTTCTCAATCCTCAAGGTCTTCCCCACGATCTCATTGTCAACAAAACCCTGTTTCTATCCGCTTGGAAAGTCTCAGGTCTTCATcgtcttatccaggaatttcacttgAAGCTTCAGCTTATATCAACAGCTCCTGGGCTCCCGGCACTTCCAAAGCATACAAGTCAGCGTGGTctatctggtctagctggtgtttgggaaaatcatgcgatcccttttcagcagatctaacttTAATAGCTAACTTCCTGGCCTCTCAGGCTAGCGCAGGCAAATCTTACAGAACCATTAATCTTTATAGATCAGCATTGTCGCTACATCTTCCTCTTATAAACGGAAAACCAGTAGGAGAACATCCTATGATTTGTCGTTTATTAAGAGGAGTGAAATTTTCCAATCCACCAATTCCCAAATACTCCACCATATGGGACGTCAACCTAGTCCTTCAAATGTTTATCTCTTGGCAAGATAATGAATCCttatctctgaaaatgctttcagccaaattaACAATGTTACTGTGTCTTGTCTCTATAAAACGTTTGTCAGATGTAAGAGCCTTAGATATCTCGGCTCGTCAATTCACTCCGTCTGGTATTCTATTCAATGTGTCCCGTCGTACTAAAACCAATATTACCTCtgtgttttatcccttttttccaaatCAACCAAAACTCTGTGtaggaaactgtttaaaagtttatgaacaaaaaacggccgatcttagaacatcttctgctTCCCAACTTTTAATCTCCTTTAGGAAACCTTATAAACCGGTTTCTTCTCctaccttggctcgttgggtcaaatgggtaatgtcactagcgggcattgatacttcaaaat
It encodes the following:
- the LOC138288070 gene encoding uncharacterized protein, with the protein product MFDPGLIHHPNSTEWVPSDHVAKYILAKLRLPLDKQVRSRLRAECPRPSLPLHITDTPAIDPSLLTFFSNFGKDPRKGVDRAWALCQDKVLDLVGPLSRIFDLAESARANDESIDPEELSLWTQRAFCLLGNANSAMTHERCKGLLLKLDPKLANLASKDPGAKADGLLFGDNFIKELSKYVTTFASINKAQQSLKKVFNSRVFVRAGRGRSRSTGRPSRNQGFRGSFAYQQQQQQDFRPQFYPQRSRGYRGRNQRRSYNNSANTNASASSST